From a region of the Mercurialis annua linkage group LG1-X, ddMerAnnu1.2, whole genome shotgun sequence genome:
- the LOC126669721 gene encoding galactolipase DONGLE, chloroplastic, whose amino-acid sequence MASKILIPKLACTSKLPVYLRKKNLIFASTQQQTEKPSFSSSQIISCDDVSTAPLSCSSFTNISRAKSSNLDSLCSLWREIQGCSNWDNLVEPLHPLLRQEIVRYGEFVTACYKAFDLDPNSKRFLSCKYGKKNMLNQIGMHDSGYEVTKYIYATPDINIPIHNGASCSRWVGYMAVSNDKTTEKIGRRDIIITFRGTVTNHEWVANFMSSLTPPRLDPHNPRLDVKVESGFLSLYTSDESDNKFGLESCREQLLSELSRLLKMYKGEEMSISMAGHSMGSSLALLLAYDISELGLNRNDRNGDAVPVTVFSFGGPRVGNAGFKERCEELGVKVLRIVNVNDPITKLPGVFLNENFRVLAGRYKVPWSYSCYAHVGVELLVDFFSMQNPTCVHDLEAYLSSLLMKCPKRPSSLPPLELDHQQENFVDGFQLDGNFLNKTKELLFNAQNLNILPLRIALCNMINLVQSQKTKFLINEHVYLWMNSLLRTAFALFVINLPESQDHILLHCPFATAVWNNILINVSFSSVMPSCVDDFLVQWCSLVLNGSAKKLWHSLWDTTLWEILEK is encoded by the exons ATGGCTTCTAAAATCTTGATTCCTAAACTTGCATGTACTTCTAAATTGCCTGTTTATTTGcgtaaaaagaatttaattttcgCCTCTACACAGCAACAAACAGAAAAACCTTCTTTTTCATCATCACAAATCATTTCTTGTGATGATGTATCAACTGCACCATTGTCTTGTTCTTCTTTTACCAACATTTCAAGGGCTAAATCATCCAATTTGGACTCTTTATGTAGCCTTTGGAGAGAGATTCAAGGTTGTTCCAATTGGGACAATCTTGTTGAGCCCTTACACCCTCTTCTTCGTCAAGAAATCGTTCGTTATGGAGAATTCGTTACGGCTTGTTACAAAGCTTTCGATCTTGATCCCAACTCGAAACGCTTCTTATCTTGCAAATATGGTAAGAAAAACATGTTGAACCAAATCGGTATGCATGATTCGGGCTATGAAGTCACTAAATATATCTATGCAACTCCTGATATTAACATTCCAATCCATAATGGTGCTTCTTGCAGCCGATGGGTCGGTTACATGGCTGTATCGAACGACAAAACAACGGAGAAGATCGGAAGAAGGGATATAATTATTACATTTCGAGGAACAGTGACTAACCATGAGTGGGTTGCTAATTTTATGAGCTCTCTCACTCCACCAAGACTAGACCCTCATAATCCACGCCTTGACGTGAAAGTGGAATCAGGGTTTTTGAGCCTGTACACTTCGGATGAGAGCGATAATAAGTTCGGACTCGAAAGCTGTCGCGAACAGCTTCTCTCCGAATTGTCGAGGCTGTTAAAAATGTATAAAGGAGAAGAAATGAGTATATCAATGGCGGGTCATAGTATGGGGAGCTCATTGGCTCTTCTTCTTGCATATGACATATCCGAGCTTGGATTGAATAGAAACGATCGGAACGGAGATGCTGTTCCGGTGACGGTGTTTTCGTTCGGGGGACCGAGGGTAGGAAATGCAGGGTTCAAAGAAAGGTGTGAGGAGTTGGGGGTGAAAGTGCTGAGAATTGTGAATGTGAATGATCCAATCACAAAACTACCTGGGGTATtcttaaatgaaaattttaggGTTTTGGCAGGAAGATATAAAGTTCCATGGAGTTATTCATGTTACGCACATGTGGGTGTTGAATTACTTGTTGATTTCTTCAGCATGCAAAACCCTACATGTGTTCATGACTTGGAAGCTTACCTCAGCAGCTTGCTTATGAAATGCCCTAAAAGACCATCATCATTACCACCACTAGAGCTTGATCATCAACAAGAAAATTTTGTTGATGGTTTTCAGCTGGATGGTAATTTCTTGAATAAAACAAAGGAACTGCTATTCAATGCACAAAATCTTAACATCTTGCCACTAAGAATTGCTCTATGTAATATGATAAACTTGGTTCAGTCTCAGAAAACTAAATTCCTTATAAATGAACATGTTTATCTATGGATGAACTCCTTG CTGAGAACAGCCTTTGCTCTATTTGTAATTAACCTTCCGGAGTCTCAAGATCACATTCTCCTACATTGCCCCTTTGCTACCGCTGTTTGGAACAACATTTTGATTAATGTTAGTTTTTCTTCGGTTATGCCAAGCTGTGTGGATGATTTTCTGGTTCAATGGTGCTCCTTGGTGTTGAATGGTTCAGCTAAGAAGCTTTGGCATTCTCTTTGGGATACAACATTATGGGAAATTTTGGAAAAGTAG